The proteins below come from a single Oscillospiraceae bacterium genomic window:
- a CDS encoding phosphopantetheine-binding protein translates to MTFEELQDLLAEQFSCDTGDLTRSTALEDLDADHEDMIELAWALGEAIGVEIDESELSEDLTIGELWRFVRDKEENAEE, encoded by the coding sequence GTGACCTTTGAAGAATTGCAGGATCTGCTGGCAGAGCAGTTCAGCTGTGACACCGGCGATCTGACCAGAAGCACGGCGCTGGAGGATCTGGACGCCGACCATGAGGATATGATCGAGCTGGCCTGGGCGCTGGGCGAGGCAATCGGCGTGGAGATCGATGAAAGCGAGCTGAGCGAGGATCTCACCATCGGTGAGCTGTGGCGCTTTGTGCGCGATAAGGAAGAAAACGCCGAGGAGTAA